CTGACTACTGGTCAGATCATTTGACAAGTTGTTGTGTCACAACTTTGATGAGCTGCAATGAATTTGTTCAAGTTGTTGTGTGTTTTGTCTCTCCCTACCTTGTTGATGGCTGCCATTGTGGCGAGGGTGATCACAATTCCCGAGCTCTCTGCGCCTCTGAggggagggccaggttctggcctctGATCCCTGGTGGGCTTGTATTGACTCGCTAGAGTCTGGTGTGACTGGATAGGTGAGGAGTTAACCAGAGCACCTAGCAACAGGAAGCAACCTTGGAACCCTCCTAGAAAAGTGCATCATACAAATGGCTCCTGAAGGCATCTCCAGTTGCAATGAATCTGTTGATACAACATATTGGTCCTGTATAGTTTGGCAAATTAAGGTTGCACTTACATAAAATAAGTTGACTTGAAAAGTTCTACAAATTTTAATTTCCTTACCTTGTAAACGCTGAATTCTTTTAAGCCTGAAGACTTCTTTGATGAGTTCTTCGGGATAATGTCCAAGAATTGCCATGGAGAATAGAGTACTTGATAGAAAATGTGGATATATATCTACTTCGCCATTGTAAACAAATTCCATGAGAGATTTATCAACTATTTTGAATAAATCTTCATTACATTGATGGTTTACATGGCTAAATGCCCAAAGTACTCGAGACAGATCTCTCAAGCGTACAGTTTGTGAAGGAGCTCTCAAGTGTTGGATTACTGTGTGTTCTAGTTTAGTGAAGACTTCATGTTGGTATATGCAGCTGTTAGCATAGAGAGCCAGAGTGTGAGAAACAACTTGAGGAGAAAGAGTGTTTATATCTGTGTGCAGTATAAAAGTATTCAAAGCAGACATAACTTTGCTATCTCTGTATTTTGCTGCACGAATGAGTTTCATCATTGCAACAACACCATATGATTCTAGGTCACACAGGGAGAAGCATTCCCTAATTTTAGATTCCAGATGATGTGCAGTTTTATGTATAAATGGTGACGATTCATTCATTTTAAAATTAGATTTAAATATACCAGCTGCTGCTATGCCAGCATCTTGAAAAGGTAAATCTTGATAACAAGTATCCAACTTTCTCACTAGTTTCTCAACAAAATCatttgaaattttttttttcttaccaATTCCCACATAATGAAGAACTTGCACCAAATGTTGAGGCTGAAGTGAATTTATGTGCTTCTCAAATAATGCCATGAACATGTCATACTGCTTCTTTCTGTAGATATTATTTCCATACAATATTAACAGAATGTCAAACAAATCCAAACACTGTTCAATATTCGCTACCCATGCTCGTTTTTCACATTCCAAGTCAATAAATCCAGCAATTTTCACTAAAAACTTTGATGTGTTAATATTTATTTCTTTTAATGTTTCAGCAAAATGTCTTAGTTCATCTCTGGTCATGTAGGATACACTTTCGCCTATTTTTCTCTTTACTGTCATCATGAGGGATTTCTTGGATATAATGTCTTGCAAAATAGAATGGTCTGATACTGAATATAATGAAAAAAGTTTCAGGACATCATTTGCTTTTGGTAGTAAACTATGGGAAATAACAAGCAACATTTGATGCACAGCATAAGCATCATTGCACACATTGCTGCTACACTGATCAGCACCTGGAATGTCAGCAACTAAACACTTGGTGTTAGTTCGCAAATATTGTTGTACTTTATAGCTCAGCGTGTCTTCCTCAGAAAATGAAGTCTGTTTAGATCTAGTAGCATACTGGCATACATGAGAAAGGTTGTAGGGTAGAGGAATGATACTTGAATTACAAAACTTTTTATGCTTTTGGAGGGCAGTGTGGATTTGCCCAATTCTAAAGGTTTTTGCTATTACTCTTAACATTTCTGCTGctcttgtattttacatacaactGATGAATCTTGAATCCAATGTCATTCTGTGAATCTGAAAAGAAAGGTCAAAATGTATATCATATACAGTACACTAAAGTATGTACAACATATTACCACCACCTCATTTCCCATTTTCAGCCTCATTACATAGTCTATTCACTCTCCAGGTCTGCCCATCTTCTTGctcctcttcccttccttctACCCTCAAATTCACTTGAATTCCCCCTCTTTACCATTCAATCACCATTCATTCATATACTGAACAAGATCAAACCAGTTCATTATACACTCATCAATCTGGCAATTTACTAGCTCAAATTAAGACAAAACAGGAAATAAGTAATTAtcgaaagaaggcaccaagccaggaaggctacatagcaccatcaaatgtgcaggatattcgaaaggcactaaatatcactaagaatACTAATACAGAACACAAGCGCATAAGGCAAATGATATCAAAGGAATCTGATTCaaccaaggattctatcgagggacaagtgaccgcacaGCGAGAGACAGTCGtgaagcaagacacacgcacgtcctggaagtctggacattcaacaaggatatgctcgACCGTATAAGGGACAATTCAGCTTGGACAATatggagcagggcagcgctccattaagtgcccacgAGTTAAACGTGTGTGGCCAATATGTaacctcaccagagccgtttcccaccgccggatacggtggtaggaggaaagcTATGGGGGACACTCTACCCTTAAGagcatgcagtttgttaccagtaacagaagagcaATGACCCTGCTAACAtgcaaggattgaggaatgaataactggatagAAGTCAGAGTAAGTAacacctttacaggagatgggacaagtgcggacagCCTCCTTAGCGGTAGCATTTGCACACTCATCTaaggaaacaccaatatggcagggaacccagcaaaactccactgtcttaAACCTGCTGAAGATGAGAAACAGCCAACATTGAATTTAGACACTATCACAGGATGGACTGAATTGAATGACTCCAGAGCCACAAGGGCACTGCGAGAGTCGAccacaacaacaaaggaagattgactgcGAGAAAACAGTTAATGgagagcatacaaaatagcatatagtttattttttatttatttactagcagtacccagccacacgctgctgtggctcagcaaggcatgtgcgttgctgagccacagcaaccttccctgtcccccagtcctccccatcaaTCCCCCTTCAACCGACTCCTCGGCCACCCAACCATTTCcctctccaccgtcccctcatcctccccaccattccccactccaccatcccctcttccttcccaccatgccccactcccctgtccctttgtcctctccaccattctccattcccccatccccttgttcccaccatcccaaacttccccgtcccccttgtcctccccgtcccccttgtcctcccccaccattacctcctcccttgtcccctcgtcctccccaacatttcTCACTCccttcccctcgtcatccccaccattccccactccctcgttcgatgccttcccaaacggtctgatgttcccatcagaaaattgggaacatcaagtgatcatatgttcccatcactgaactataagaaaagttaaaaaatgaaatgaaaatatgaaaaaataaaaaaataaactgtactcacaaaatgaatagtatggtaaacaacacagctgaattccaatgcaattcacacaaaataattaaatcaaaattaaaatagatcaaaatctatgaaaattcagtttatcagtgcaatcagaaacattgaaatacaattgtaacatatttagtatagcatgtgtgttgctgttacatgcaacaaatggcgctgtttgtcaagaaaagcatagttttaccagtCCCAGTTGTGGTAAAGCTGTGGTAAATCTTCGAAaccttggtaaagaggtttcgaagatttccctcacatgaaaaacactgttttacagaaaaagcatgttttttttcccaTCATAGATGTGATAttcatataatatgtatataaaaacctggccggatgcgaatggaacgttgtgtgaaaatttcaaagcaatcggtgaagtactttcggagattagcgattttgaacaaacgaacatttccatttttatttatatagatttatatatacaagagttcttacattcttgtacagccactagtacgcgtagcgtttcgggcaagtccttaatcctgtgTTTCCTGGAATACGACCTCGCGAAAAAtcttttaacaaccaggtactcattttactgttgagttaaacagaggctacagttaaggatttgtgcccagtaaatcctccccagcctggATATAAACCCAGAATAAAGCGCTTGCGAAATGCTAGGCGAGCGTCTTAACCACTTACACCACGGGGACTATAGAAGTTTTGCCGTGAAGGTGCTAGTCTCTAGAGGCAGGCGACACAAATAGGTGTGGTCATGAAAAACATCCTACCCTGTCTGCAGTCTTGTAACCATCGGTGAAGATGAAAATGAAGTGggaatgtgaagaaaagtgtgcaaggaaaaggtgtttcaaaactgtaggaggggtaaaagctttagtcatgtgggtcaaggatttacaaaacttaggaaggaggaccctccatgggggcaaggagggaacaaCATGAGAAACATTGTTAACATGAACTGAAAAGAGAACCTTGCAAgcgagacaaccgtacagaaaggggtaggtggtgaaagggaacagggaCCACAGGAGTGGTAAACGTCAAAGTAAGATAtaagtgagagtgagggtgttatAGGGACCGTGCAAGGGAACGAAGACAGAAGCAATCACtgcgatcctgtagagacaggatgccAGTTTTAACATACACgcttagggtaggagtcgaacgaaaggtaccagagctgaggcgtaacccagtacagtatggtgcaaagcatcaagatggcgaagagtagaagaagaGGCAGACAAGTAAGTAAGacaaccataattgagtttagacagcatgagcgatgaatgtaaagagaggagcatgCACCTAGCAGCTCCCCAGGAAGCATGGGACAAGaccttaacactttggcgtaccccgcgtGCCACCCttcaactgtgcgatttgggtcccagggtttcacgggagcgcgcgtaaattctgaaaagtgtatactctcttcaactttgtcaccttaattctcgtcctacgagattaaatttggtatcattgtgttcgcaatagaattctctacagcactaaatgcatataaactccaaaagcctagctaattacccgcagcaaacagagaaagtgtgaacgagttacccaggagcgcgcaaacgcgataaaatgttttcactattttcactctggtcacctcaatttttgtcctaggtctttcattttggtctcaatgggttcgcaatagaattctctagaggaacattagcatataaaataaaaaacctggtcacgctccaaccgccgacgagttgaagatggGCCACACGTTAGCCGCGTATGAGCGCTCAGATGCCtttcagctacactcccaattcccgcccttttcacgcctttctttcgcaattttcttcctggaagggccttgttcatgatcactatccatcgtggagtaagcgtagatagtttctaaagccgcagtaagaaatatagccacggaaaatagccgaaatgttcacacgtttcagatgcgaggggaggcgacaccggtcacaacagtggagcgaaaacaatgggccgacggcGTGTGCCGAGCCGCCTGTGGGCCACGAggcgcaacaaagaaaatgggaagacatcggcgcgcattttaaaaccagtccccaaaaaatcggataaaaacctgatttttggcgattatttaaagtggatgacgcaatgttgCGTCATGCCCGTCATTACCGACAGTaaatggatgacgcaatgctgtgtcatgcccgggcgaaagtgttaagtttagggccttagagcatttaatgcggaggtaagagatatggggcaacCAAGAcaatgtcaaagattaaccccaaaagcttagcaaaATCTTTGTACAAGAGGGGATTACTATAAAGAGACAAAGGGGGATGAGGAATGACCTGCTTTCAAGTTAAAGTCACagcacaagttttagttgtagaAAACTTGAGGCTATGATTGGTGGCCAGGACGACACGGCattaattgcaagttgaagccgccattgaagGAAAAGCgagtcatcacctcgacagccaagggtaagatcgtcaacagaGAGATGAGAAAAATGCCAGggagaagggaggaaagaagaccattgaggaaaACCAggaagagtagtactcagaacactaacCTTTGAGTACatcttcatattgctgaaaagaaagagagagagtggtaccatgtctcactctaaaggaacaactagagagaaagctttggcagaagagagggagattaccatgaaggccaaaagaacagaGTTGGTAcataatatggtatctccaggtggtgtcatatgccttttccacgCCATAAAGAACAGTAACAAcacaggtcttcgcagcaaaggcAGTACAAATACAGACCAAGTTCACCAAGGCATCAGTCATGTTGCGACACTTGTGAAAGTCAAATTGAGAAAGGGTGAGATGTTaatagtgttccaagaaccacatcagacgaacattgacCATACTTTCtgagtttgcagacgcaactcgtgagagcaatgggGCGGAAATCCCATACTTTCCATGTTTCAGTACgtaagtactgaaacatgcatggagggagatggcaaagcatctcataatgaatatcaAATGAGCCTGCTGctatagaaccgcagagggtttGGGGAAGACTGGAGTTCTGAGAGACCAGGGATCGATTTAGGGAAGCTGGAGATGTGTGCAAAAACCTAAGAGACAAGATTCAAGAAGGGGCTTACGAGTaaggaaagatggaggaagatgagaaccagagcaaaCAGTCgaaaagtggaaacccagttcAGTCGCAACCGACATCGGATCCAACACAATAGAACCACGAAGGTGAAGaactggcgagacatctggagCAAACTTACCCGCCATCTtacggattttcttccagatctgggaCAAAGGAGTATCagtcgtaatggtggagacacatGATTTATCATACGTAAAATCCATAAGATTTAGACATATGATAAAATCCACTAATAttacactgaagaatagacattgtcaAAAATAGAAAGAACAGAAACCGAGAACAAGGGAGAAACAAAGGCAATCATGAACACAGAATACTAAGTAAGACTAGaatcaggatcagtgaaattgggGTTATGGGGCATAGGTAAATCTAGCAAAGTCGATGGAGTCAAGGGAGCGGAATGATGGGCCAGAGGCGGACTGACAGAGTCCGGAGTGGAAGAAGGCATCGGAGAGGAGGGTCAAGTGAATCAGGggaagaaaggacagcaacaggggAGTGCACTTCATCTGGGGCAGCATCCGAGAGAGAATCAAGGACCAAGGGAATCTCCATAGCTGGAATAGATGACTCTGCCACTGAAATGGTAGGGGATGCAGGGAGAGAATCGGAAGGTAAGGAATagggcgaagccttcttacccgccagggaggaaGAAGGGGGATGAGCCAGGTTTACTTTTCTGACGGAGACAGACAGGCataccagcagcaatgtactgggtgaCAGCCTCTACAGTCTTAACAGGAGAAGAAGAATGGGAACGgtcaacatgaagattgctgggagaaGGATGGACAATGACCTGGACGGACAGGTGGTGAGGAGGACCAAAAGGCAGAGGGAAGGGCTGAGAAGGCAAAGAGGGGCACAGAAGGCAGGGAAGACTTGTAGTGAAGGAAacaccagatggagaaccaggaggaagTTGTTGCTGCTCTACAGCATGTTTTTAATGTTTTAACACCAGTTTTGTAGAAGTgccaataaaataaataatgtaTGTTTAATATTAGCGACCATTTACTTTTtattcctgtgagtggttgtcatagaggccccagcacactggtttgcccaggggcacATAATGCTGTTAAGATGGCCCTGGTAACTAGAACcacaaaattgatagggaagaattccagaGATTTGGAACTTCAAAAAGAAGAGGTCACAGATTTACACTAAACAAAGCTGTGGAAGAAAGAAAAGATAATTcacttagtcttagtgttttttcctgcccgaaatgctttgcgtaatagtgtctttaggcattgtatgtactagctctatctataaatccatcaactattgtatatcaccttgtatgtatgtaccttacctgaatacatttgtatttgttgtatttgtacacagtaaaggaggaaatgtagatgtttatctctcagaatgtccggtaatacgtttattgcttgtgatgtgtatctacgtaaataaataaataaatgtttattcaggtaaggtacatacaaaagattttacaaaaatggatagatttacagatagagctagtacatacaatgcctaaagacactattacgcaaagcgttttgggcagacgTATGTATTAAtgaatgtattaacacgatgtactgaacggggtgagaatagcttgagctaccccatccttttgtgtgtattttacctcaataaccttatttcagtttcaatttctATTTCTAGAGAGTCAGTAGATAgacgggggtagaaatagcctaagctactctatccctttgagatgtatttctttcttgtctcaataaacatacttgaacttgaacttgagtcAGTATAGGGTCCTGGCCGAGTGGTCACCGGTACCCGACCTCCTCCTAGCTCACGCCCCGTTAATTTCCACTTGTATAAACgataaaattaaattattttcaagaaatgaagaaataaatttataaattaaTCCACTATATGTGTTAACATAACATATTAGATattctttttttatattttatagttTCGTTATTAATAATGACATTTTTAATATAGCATTTGTTATGCATATTATTTCATTCTGTTGTATTATCAGTGGCACAATAATATTTAAATTACCAAGTTATTGGCACTGAATTATTGTAGTAAATACGTTCTGAGTGTGAAGGCACTCACATATGTACATATAcaacatatgtgtgtgtatgtaatataAGTATAGATATTCTAGAGGTTagttaatagtggctttaggcattgtatgtactagctctataaatctatcaatttttgtaaaatctcttgtatgtatgtaccttacctgaataaacatttatttatttatttactttatagGTGTATAGGGACCAGTGCGGGCGCCATGGCCAGCGGCtaccacaggctccttcacaggctCCCCAGAGGCTACTCTCTCGCCTTTGCTTATGGCTCTGGAGTCTTCAAACAACTTGGCCACAAGAATGTCAGAGTAAGTTGTATATAACAACATGCACGGGGGGAAATGTCATTGTTAGAAGCGCTAGTATTCCATGGACATGTCTGCCGAAGGTCCTGGAGGGTCTTGGTAGACTTCTAATTGTTGTTTTGGAGCTGGGAAATAAGACATTTTTTCAAGGTTCTTTAATGGTTTCATGATTTCTGGGTTACTCTTCACTTGTGTGCACAATTTTGTACATCTCTGAACATCTCTgaacagaacagaacagaacatCTCTGCTATAACAATGTCTCTGGCTGTCCCAAGTGACAGGGCCAgatcggtccatagaattaccccaatcacccaaatcaggccaaaactacccaaaacgtattagcattacgtaagtaatgaagaaatatggtatatttacttactataatgttggtgctacacgtagaacatgatcaaatctattttttctctgaaataatctaatttcataacgaaatgagacgtaaatatgtgagaggtgacgccataggaagtcgacggtccaagcgacaattgtgtggagcgacttatccaagaaatatggtcgccaggagagtgtttgctgccatatcagcctcctgtacacagtgatccagtccttttcgttcattgaacaccgaaccctacacgccctctgatatattgcttaattaacaaatattcacaaataaagattatatttgtatatgttatcagaaaggcagatataaaatagtttttgtgaatccatcacagagattataccttattagagaggaaaaatattcatactttaaacaaggcttcgtggccgacgctctccttaccgatatgggaactatgaccttccgaagatcaatgttaatttaatctagatattgtaataaacgaagttttctatgtcatcataaagacataaatataagctgcatgttaatactttggcataaatataactgaattgaaagtccggacacatgaatagtcgcattaggtgaaaggaaatgtacccaaccatttccatttacccaaccagtttgtgcaccctatactcatcctctgtgcggtaatttattgtgcatcccatactcatcttgttaccagtagtttgtgcaacccatactcatcctgtgacccgtaatttattgtgcatcccatactcatcctgttaccggtagtttgtgcagcccatacccatcctgtgacctgtaatttattgtgcaacccatacttatcctgtgacctgtagtttattgtgcagctaatactcattctgtgagtcataggacattgcgcaaccctttctcatcgtgtgaatctttgtttactttgctctccatattcatcctctgcgcgatagtttcttgtgcaacccatacccatgatgtgagtggtagtttattgtgtaccctatattcatcctgtgagtatagggttcacaattcttgtttggattcttgtaatgttatttgtctatttgtagtcacagtatttgtgcgccccttgagggacttgaattagaggggggttgaaatagcctaagctactctatccctttgagatttatttattgcttatctcaataaacatacttgaacttgaacttgggtacacaatgagttcatttgtactccatactcatcatcaagaagtgtattttaccagcattgtaatatgaattaagaataaaagcttaactggattacagacccataatcaaaataagagtcatcactaattatcatgacaaattctctaggctacacttccgccttcgacaagctgccgccggatgtgggtatagtttattgtacacccccgcacccccagtcctggaagggcgggcattgggatgtggacatgtgtaccattattcccccccccccacacacacacacactcgatcctctcctgttaataataatactaataataataaaaattaaaaataataacgttaataaatattataattaaaacacttactgtaataccctagtgcttgaatgaaggtgaaggaaagacccaataaatgtgtaagtgtattaaaaaccaaattttcgttgggtgagctggcaggtgagcaccacttgccagctcacccagtaatgaacatcacctgcacactgcaccgaaccacttgccagcaggtgcagaagtacgatggagagagcaaagtataccatatttcaagtataatattaaagatatatttaggatttaatgttttcgtataaagtttcaataatacctttatttgatttttttgtattattttctaccacagacgtggccacacattaacaatgctaaccatcatatatacattttcttcagtccgccatggactctaaccctttccactaccgcccacaagatgggtatatggtgcataatataagaactaaactaactccattgatagggttagagatttgttaaacatatagttcagggatttattgaacaatcaaccacataaggtgattgtagtgtttttaaaatgctaggctaagctacatacgtaaatacataaatacacagatttacgtatgccctacataaagtgttcgatgtgtcttttacatagtgtcattaacgtgcatttacaaaggtgaaattgaattctgaacacatacatacacatatatttgtctcttttactctgacaaggtgagataactgatagagaaactagtgtgcaattaagcacttaatcactgaaggtgattaaggtgctttcacaagctcaggttatagagttacatcacatacattcattgtataattgatacgttacatcttcaatctagggtacaagttcaatatatcatcaagtgttccagtactcaaatagtaattacacagtttagcatagcgcttcattcatgtatgtaagagagaagattgttcaaatatattacatgcacatccggtacatcgtccaccttcttctacagaaccgtcggtatagcactgatacacatcgttacccatactctgagtactttcagtgatgcttcacagtgttaactgttttaataatgtagagtgtacattatctttcttgggtgcatttacaaaatcaactgctagatccaagttatcccatggagtaattggttgattaatcgttaattgagttgggtacatatttaatattttgatggagttggctaccttgtagaaccaaaatgcattcacgccgaaaactgtgctaataggcaAAATTAtggtagagatatgggtctataattatctgagtgtgctttggggatgggaacaatgacactgtccaatcatcaggtaatactccttcacttaaactcattctgtacaacactaaaagtggattacctggtacttgtgagactaatctcagtaaactgtaagtaataccgtcctcttcaggagcagttgacttatttgattgtgctacacagccttcccggcttggtgcctt
The DNA window shown above is from Procambarus clarkii isolate CNS0578487 chromosome 6, FALCON_Pclarkii_2.0, whole genome shotgun sequence and carries:
- the LOC123754124 gene encoding uncharacterized protein, producing the protein MLRVIAKTFRIGQIHTALQKHKKFCNSSIIPLPYNLSHVCQYATRSKQTSFSEEDTLSYKVQQYLRTNTKCLVADIPGADQCSSNVCNDAYAVHQMLLVISHSLLPKANDVLKLFSLYSVSDHSILQDIISKKSLMMTVKRKIGESVSYMTRDELRHFAETLKEININTSKFLVKIAGFIDLECEKRAWVANIEQCLDLFDILLILYGNNIYRKKQYDMFMALFEKHINSLQPQHLVQVLHYVGIGKKKKISNDFVEKLVRKLDTCYQDLPFQDAGIAAAGIFKSNFKMNESSPFIHKTAHHLESKIRECFSLCDLESYGVVAMMKLIRAAKYRDSKVMSALNTFILHTDINTLSPQVVSHTLALYANSCIYQHEVFTKLEHTVIQHLRAPSQTVRLRDLSRVLWAFSHVNHQCNEDLFKIVDKSLMEFVYNGEVDIYPHFLSSTLFSMAILGHYPEELIKEVFRLKRIQRLQDYQKSKQLSRLLMLNECLKVEAPGLTAVIPNISKNNLPIRTLTDETHHRPSLAMLMKGAVFINQIVGVPVLKLKFPITHINYASLVYDNSEMKYQDCLVLPDTTNRDHVLHQLNAIKEYSIKRPIAIELLDPHSTLSTSQPVGIVKMKIRLLTQCGWEVKKINSADVENCQGDVQALAALILDELTKEAV